TGCTGGTGCTGTATCTCAACCGGCAGATTCGCAATATCAGCCGCACGATGCTGCAGCGCTCGAAGGGCTTTCATCACGTGTTGCTTGAAGCTCTCAGCAGCATGCTCACCGTACAAGCGTATGGCCGTGAGGATTTTGAGCGCGATCGATTTAAGCTCACCACGCGCGAAATGATGGGCTACGCCATGCGTTCGGCGTTCTTCAATTCGCTGGCAGGGCCCGTTACGGAATTGCTCGGGCTGAGCATGATCGCGATTTCGCTCCTGGTAGGTGGCTACCTCGTGATCAATCAGGAGACGCATATTTTTCACATTCGCATGTCGGATACGCCGCTGAGCATTTCGCAAATGATGGTGTTCTTCGGCATGCTCATCGGGGCTAGTGATCCGATTCGCAAACTGTCGGGGGTGATTTCGGGGGTCAACACGGGAACCGTTGCCGCTTCGATGATCTACCCACTGCTCGATCGCGAATCGCTGATTGTGGAGGCTAAACACCCACAAACCGTGGCGCGTCCACATGGACTGCTCGAATTCAAAAACATCACGTTTGGCTACGATCCAGCCGACCCGATTCTCAAGGGGATTGACCTCACAATTCCGTTCGGTGAAAAGCTGGCGATTGTGGGGCCCAATGGTGGTGGAAAGAGTACGCTCATCAGCTTGCTGTGTCGTTTCTACGATCCTCAGCAAGGGAAGGTGCTGCTCGACGGCACGCCACTCACTGAAATGGCCCTCGAAGACCTGCGTGGGCGTTTAGCGCTTGTTTCGCAGCAAACGGAACTATTTAACGACTCGGTGATGTACAACATTCGCTACGGTCGTCTCGACGCCACCGATGCCGAGGTAGTGGAGGCTGCTCGCAAGGCTCACGCGCATGAATTTATCAGCGCCATGTCGGGGGGCTATCAAACGGTCGTGGGCCAAAATGGCCAGCGGCTGAGTGGTGGGCAGCGTCAGCGGATTGCGCTCGCTCGCGCGATTCTTCGCGATCCCGAAATCTTGATCCTGGATGAGGCGACGAGCCAGATCGATGTGGCGAGCGAAAGCTTGATTCACGACACTTTGGCTGAGTTTGGCCGGTCGCGCACGGTGATCATGATCACCCATCGCGAAAGCACACTCGATCTTGCCGACCGGATTATCGAAGTCTCGCGCGGCACGATTCGCGAGACCGACGCCCTCGTCCGTCCCGCCGCCTAAAGCCAGCATCTATCGGCCGCATTGGCTCGTTTCGTGCGGCTGATGTGCTCTGCCCCGTGCCACCTCAGAGATCGCAGGGGCATCTGCGATTCTTCGCTGAATCACTGCTTGCCAATTTATCGCCAAGAGTGGACTTATACAGCTTCAAACAATCTCTTGCTCAGGCGCGTGCTGCTACCGCTTGGAAATCTACGTCTCCGCAGGGCGAGTGTTGCGCTGGTCGAGACTTAGGGCGTCGCAACGAACGAGTTTGGAATGAGGCATAGCGGCGAGCTTAATAGTCAGAGCTACTTGCCTTAAGCGGCACCACGGAAGAGTGATTGTGCCGACTTGCGTACCGAGCGAATCTGCTGACGGACATAGTCTCGCAGTTCGCGAAATTTGCGGCGGTAGTAGGGCTTCGGTTTTTTCGGTGGAACATGGACAACACCAGCAACGGGCTCATATTCTTGCCAGACCGGTTTGGTGTTGGCCCAGATGGATCCCTCGAGGTATTGATAAAACTCTTCCGACCGAGGATGGATGCACTCCGCTTGCCAGGGTTTGCGGTAGGTGAAGTGCGAGATGTACGGATCGTTGCGATAGAGATCAAAAGCCTCTTTCGAGAAAATCGTGTTCTCGTGCGATGAGAATCGCAGGGGATAGGCGATTTGGTTCCAGCGGTGATCGGCTTGCTTCCAGCGCTGCGAGAGAACGACATTCAGAGCGTACTGATCCCAGTACGTCACATGCTCGCGATAATCGCTGAGGACTTTCAGCATCCTCTCGGCCAGTTGTTCCCGACGCCAGAGGTCGAGATCAATCATCATCACGCCACCATTGAGGTAGGGTGCGTGTGGATGGAGGCCAAGTTCGCGATAGTTCGGGATCGGATTGGCGTTAGCAATGCATCCGCGCAGCGAGGGCTGCTGCTCGATTAGTTGGGTTGAGTCGACAAACGGCGCACCGGAATCTTGGATCGCTACACAGGGAGCACCATCAAACGGGGTGTTCCAAAGCTTGGTGAGGTCGCCGCGAATCAGCAGATCGGAGTCGAGGTAGATGAACTTTCCGATGTCGCGCGACAAAATCTCGGGAGTTAGCAACCGATAGTAAGTTGCATCGGTCACATGGTGCGAAATAACAAACTGGCTCACCAATTTGCGATCAACCGAGACGAAGTGGAGCGTCAGCCGCGGGTCGCTCAAGTGCCGGGAGATTTCGGCCTTGTTCTCGTCGGTAATGCCGCCGTCGAGAACCCATAGGTCGACACTTGAATCAGCGGCAAGATTGGTTAGCGCCGATTTAAATGTTCCTGCCAGACCGATCGCGAAATTATTGTCCGATGATGTGACAAGCTGGATCGAGGTTGGCATGTTTTGAGTTGGGTGAGTGGAACGATCCATCGTCCAAGACATCCCGCAAGTCGACGGTCCAGAAGACCGATTTGCGAGAGGGAAAGATAGCAGGATCGTTCTTCAGCGTCTACGCCGAAAACCCGTTACGCCGCTCTACGAAATACCTGCGAAGTCACCGCGCCGAGCGAATCGATTCGTTTTCGAATCGAACGCTGCATCCGGCCCAAAAGTCCCTGCCGCTGGCGTGCCGCTGGAGGAGCAGGGGGCGCGACAATTGGCTGCTGTGGAGGATGCCATTCGGGCATCGCCTGCATCCACTTGCTTCCCGCCAAATAGTCGAAAAAACGCTTCCGCAGCGGGTGCTGACACTCCGGCTGCCACGGTTTGCGGTAAGTAAAATGCACGACCCACGGGGAATGCTTGTACTGCTGAAAAACTTGCGGCTCAAGAAAGGTGTGCTGTGGAACCTTAAGTTCGTGAATATAGGCAAGTTGGTTCCAGCGATAGTCGGCCGCCTTCCAGCGGTTGGCAAGCACGATGTTCAGCGCAAACTGGTCGTGGTAGATCTGTCGCTCGCGATGCGTGCATAGGACATCGAACATCTGCACCGAAAGTTGCTCGCTCCGCCACGTTTCGAGGTCGATCATGAAGACTCCGCTATTGAAATAGCGGGTCTCGGGAGCCAGGCCGAGTTCCTCGAACATCGGAATTGGATTGCGGCAGACAATACGGCTGAGTGCGTCGGGTTTCTCTAGCAGAATTTGGTTGCTATCGAGAAACGGAGCACCAATATCGTGCACGGCAATGCAAGAGTGGCCGTCGAAAGGTTCGTCCCAAAGGTCGGTCAGATCGCGCTGAACCAGGAGGTCGGCATCGATGTAGAGGAGCTTCTTAACCGATGAGGGGAGCAGATTCGGGGCGAGCAGTCGGTAGTAAGCGGCGTCCGACATGTGCGGCGCTACTTTAAACTCAGCTAGAAGCGCCCTGTCGACCGGCAGCCAGTTGACCGAAAGCCGTGGATCGTTCCAGTGGTGGATCAGATCGTCGCGATTCTCCGAGGAAATACCCCCATCGAGCACCCAAAGATTGAGTTTGCTGGAGGGAGACAAGCTCGCCAGCACCGATTTAATCGTGCCGGCGAGTCCAATTGCGAAACGATCGTCTGCCGATGTCAAAACGTCGAGCACCCGCTGCATGGCACCACTCAGTGAATGAGGTGTTTGGGCCTAATCTCCTTTGGCCTACCAGGGGGGGTGAATGTCGTATCGGCACGATCGTTACAAATGGATTACTTTTTCGGCAGGAGTGACTTCAAATAGCCTGCTAGCGACTTTGCCAAGAGGTCGACGCGATGCTTTTGAAGCTTCCATGCCTCCAGTCGAAGTTGTGCTAGCTGGCGATCCAGTTCGCGGGATTTATTTCCTCGCTCCTGGCGTCGTCGCAGGTTCACTGCAGAAATATACTTCGCAGCAACTTGCTTGCGTCGCTTTGCTCGTCCCTGAGGAAAAATGTTGATATGTGATTTGCATACGCCAGCACTAGAGGCTGCGCAATCGGCGATTCGGCTGGTGGCAGCCGTTTCGACCCCTTTGCGATATCGCGAAGTTACCTTGGGGGAATACGAAAACTTCTTTCCTTTTTGAACACATCGGAGCCAATAATCGAGATCCTCCGCCCACTTAAGGGACGTGGAGAAGCCGCCAACGTCACGAACGACGCTCATTTTGGCGACAACACCCGAGGGCTGCATGAGTGTCCGGCTGAAGAGTGAATCAGGAAAGTCGGCTAGTTCTTCGCTCGTCGGGCCCCAGTTTCCCATCGATTGATTGGTTTTGGTATCGAACATCTCCACAGGTCCGTACGCGATGTCGCAGCCGCTGCGAGTCAGTTGTTCGATGCGGGCTTCTAGGTGCGTTGGGTCCCAGCGATCATCCGCATCTAAAAATGCAATCAGGTCGCCTTGGCAGAGTGTGAAGGCGTGATTGCGAGCAGCGCTTACGCCACGATTTTCTGGAAAGCGTTCATAGACTACGCGATGGTTGGGGTTGCGGCGCTGAAAATCTTCTACCAGTTGCTGGGTACCATCGTTGGTGCCATCTTCAATAACAATAACTTCCCAGCTCTTGTAAGTTTGAATCTCAATGTCAGCGAGCGCTTCGCCAATATAAGGAGCGGCGTTATAAGCAGGGATGACAATCGATGCGGTTTCGAGTTTGATATCTTGGCCACTGGGGGTTTTGCTGACTGCCGCAGGTGCTGCGAAAGTCTTGTTTTCCTTGGAAGGGAGTACCCAAACTGTGCCACCCAGTTCAGCGGGGCCACCAAACTCGTTCACTACCTCCACGACACCTGGAAATTGCTCGCAGTAATCGTGGCCTGAGATGATCTTGGCGCCGATGTCTTGGGCCCAAAGGATATCTTTTTTGGTTTCGGTGTAATCGTGAATGGCATCGAGAAACACCATGGAGGGGGCGGGGCCCTTATAAGTTCGAAAGAACTCATTTTTGTCCATGCGAATCTGCTCGACATGGCCCGCCTCGATAAGGTAGCGAAGCATCTGGCGTGTGAGCGTAAAGTGGGCGTCGGGGGTGATTCCCCAGGGGTTCCAGCAATACAAGTCGACCGTGATGATCTTTTGCTCGGGGGCTTTGTGGAGCGCAAGTGTCGTAGTGGTGTTACCCAGCAGCGTGCCGACTTCAATGATCGGACCCGGGTACTGCTGGGATTGCCGCACCAGTTTTTGGAGTAGCGGAACCTCATTGGCTCTGAGTGTTGCAAGGCTCAGGTCGGCGGGGGTGCGAATCCCTTGAGGACGCGGTTGTGAGTTGGGGTGTCCGCTGCCACGAGCAAGCTGAGAGTATTTAAGTGGCCGGCCGCGAAGAACGCGCACAGCATCGCGAATGTTCGAGAAGAGGGTAGTACTCGATTTCGACGAACTGGCGATCGACATGAGGGATCCTTCCCTGGATAGCGTGGCGCTTACGTAGGTCCTCTACGTAGCCTTAAAGTTGGAGCGTAAGTTAGTTCAGATGAATGCTATCGCTCAATATCAAAACGGCCCGTTTGCTCGCCGGACGTCTAAAATTCACGAAGTTGCTAGAGGTCTGCTAGCGGCCGGGAAGTCCTTTGGCTTGCATAAGCTTAGGTAAATCGTGCATGGAAGTTGCGAGATTGATCTACGCGAGATCGGTAGCGCTCTGTAGACTTGTCACCAATCTAAGACACGACTGCTGGCACACCCTTGGTAGCTAGCAGCGGGTAATGGTGGAAAGACTTGCGTCCAGGGAGGGAAGCGAGCATGAACGAGCCCGTGCGAAGTTTGCGTCGATTGAGCGTGGCGATTGTTGCCCGAAATGCGGCAGCTATCATCGAGCGAACGATTCTGTCGGCCCATCGAGTGGCAAGTGAAGTGCTTGTGGTGGATGCTGGCTCCACCGACGACACCGTGGCGATTGCTCGCACGCACGGCTGTTTGGTCCACCTGCACGAATGGGAAGATAGCTTCGCCGAAGCGCGAAATGCCGCACTGCGACTTGTCAGTGGCGACTGGATTTTGTGGCTCGATGCGGGCGAGACGATAGAAGAAGCGACAGCCGAACAACTTGTGCCGTTTGTGAAGCAATTTGCTGCGATCGACCGCGTCTATCAGTTGCCCGTGGTTGTTCCTGCAGAGCCCGGTTTGGTGGGTGGTGAGCAGATTTATCGCGTACGGCTTCATCCGCGACGTCCGGGAATGCAGTTTCAGTCGCGCGTGCGGGAAGTGCTCGACAAATCCCTGTTTGCTTTTGGGATGAGCGTGGAATCGCTTCCATTGCCGATTCAGCGAGGAATCGAAGATCACGATTTTGAAGTGAAAGCAGCGAAGGCTCGCCGCAATATTAAACTGGCCGATTTGCAGCTCACCGAGCGTGGTCCCTCGGCGGAAATGCACAATTGCCTGGGGGAAGCGTTCCAGTCGCTGGGAGAGACTGAGCGAGCACGCGTCCATTACGAACAAGCAACGCAGCTCGCCAAAGCGGGAACTCGCGAGCATCTGGAAGCTTACTACGGCCTGCTCACCGCGATCGATGGCGAGACCGATGATCGCGAGAAACAGCTGGCGCTCTGCATGCAGGGTGTCGAGCATTTTCCACTCGATGCGCAGCTTTTGACGGCACTTGGCGGCTATTTGCAGTCGCTTGAGCAGCCTGAGCTGGCGATTCGGGCCTATACCCTGGCGTGGCGCAGTGGCCAGATCGAACAAACTCTGTGGCATCTCCCCGACATTCAGCAGATTGCAGCCCACTGCGAGTCGATTTTGCTTTCCTCGCTCGGGCGGGTTGAAGAAGCGGTGCAGATGCTCGAAGAAGCGCTTCGCCGGATGCCGGGCGCGCCACGACTGCTCAAACAACTGATTGAACTGCAAACGCGGCTCGGAAACTTCGAGGGAGCTATTCACGCCGTCGATCAGCTTCCAGAGCCTGAATTCGACCGGGCTCGCTGGCAAAGTGCGGTGAGTGGACTCGCCTCGTTTTCGCAAGGAAACTGGATCACGGCCGATCTGCTGCTGACTGCGGCCTGCGAACAAGGGATCGCCGAGCCCCTCTTTTTGCGAACCTGGGTGGAATCCCGCATCCAGCGTGGGCTCCGTTCGGCTGCTCAGCAAGCTTTAGCCGTTTATCAGCAAGTGGCCCCCGCTCACGAGGCAATTGCAAGGCTCGCTGCGGCTGTTTCGATCCTCCCGCCAGATGTCCCGGCCGTAAGTCCGGCCAAAGAGCCAATTAAGCCCCTCTCGAAAGAGAATCGGCGATTCGATCGACCAGGACCGCTGGCAGCTCGAAAGCCAGCCCCCAAAACAAGTTCGTCCGGTTCAGCGGCCGCATCAGCCGGGGAATCTAGCGAACCACCTGTAGGCTAGGTTTCGCTGGAACAATCACTCCAATCGGACCCTGGACCAAAGCTGCTGGCGGTACGATTGGCAAATCCCTCACATTCGTTACCTCGGCGTCAGAAACTCGCCAAATCGCAAGGTTTTGCTAAAGCCCCAAAATTGACACTTCCGGTCTAGGATATAGGTTTGATTTGTACGCAGCGTGCTTCCCGTCACCTGTGCACACCGAGAAGTCATTCTCACCCCGTGTGAGGCGGGGCCGATATCCACAGTCGGCCTCGCCTTTTTTTGTTTCTTGGGAAGATTTCTCCGCCGCAGCCAATGTCGCTTCCAGCGTGAATCGATCGCTGCTATGGGCCCGCCAATCGCTTGCTCTCGTGCGGCTACAGTCGCATTTTGGAATCGCTTCTGATTTTCTGTAAGCTTATACACAGAAAACGCTTGCGTTGATTTACAGGGAGCTGTTTCGCGCCCCAGTCTGGCCCTTCTGGTCATTTTTCGCCGCTGACTATTCCAGCCGCGCCAGTCCGTCGATT
This window of the Pirellula staleyi DSM 6068 genome carries:
- a CDS encoding ABC transporter ATP-binding protein; translated protein: MQHFVRALRDALPYWKYLAISLLCSVGVASLWSANIATLFPILEVTLHGESLQNWNARRLTESKAAAVQLQLELDQLEASTPPADRKADYHFRRDLLATQKRAEEARAMSAQWLGPIINRWLPTSPFGTVALLIGIIVASTFLKQVLLVSSTLLVSYVSNRIVNRIRQKIFDKAMRLDRASYLQIGTSGFMSQITHATEMLTSGITSVYGGAVSEPLKIIACLLGAWCISWRLTLFSLILAPIVAVLVLYLNRQIRNISRTMLQRSKGFHHVLLEALSSMLTVQAYGREDFERDRFKLTTREMMGYAMRSAFFNSLAGPVTELLGLSMIAISLLVGGYLVINQETHIFHIRMSDTPLSISQMMVFFGMLIGASDPIRKLSGVISGVNTGTVAASMIYPLLDRESLIVEAKHPQTVARPHGLLEFKNITFGYDPADPILKGIDLTIPFGEKLAIVGPNGGGKSTLISLLCRFYDPQQGKVLLDGTPLTEMALEDLRGRLALVSQQTELFNDSVMYNIRYGRLDATDAEVVEAARKAHAHEFISAMSGGYQTVVGQNGQRLSGGQRQRIALARAILRDPEILILDEATSQIDVASESLIHDTLAEFGRSRTVIMITHRESTLDLADRIIEVSRGTIRETDALVRPAA
- a CDS encoding glycosyltransferase family 8 protein, with the translated sequence MPTSIQLVTSSDNNFAIGLAGTFKSALTNLAADSSVDLWVLDGGITDENKAEISRHLSDPRLTLHFVSVDRKLVSQFVISHHVTDATYYRLLTPEILSRDIGKFIYLDSDLLIRGDLTKLWNTPFDGAPCVAIQDSGAPFVDSTQLIEQQPSLRGCIANANPIPNYRELGLHPHAPYLNGGVMMIDLDLWRREQLAERMLKVLSDYREHVTYWDQYALNVVLSQRWKQADHRWNQIAYPLRFSSHENTIFSKEAFDLYRNDPYISHFTYRKPWQAECIHPRSEEFYQYLEGSIWANTKPVWQEYEPVAGVVHVPPKKPKPYYRRKFRELRDYVRQQIRSVRKSAQSLFRGAA
- a CDS encoding glycosyltransferase family 8 protein; translated protein: MQRVLDVLTSADDRFAIGLAGTIKSVLASLSPSSKLNLWVLDGGISSENRDDLIHHWNDPRLSVNWLPVDRALLAEFKVAPHMSDAAYYRLLAPNLLPSSVKKLLYIDADLLVQRDLTDLWDEPFDGHSCIAVHDIGAPFLDSNQILLEKPDALSRIVCRNPIPMFEELGLAPETRYFNSGVFMIDLETWRSEQLSVQMFDVLCTHRERQIYHDQFALNIVLANRWKAADYRWNQLAYIHELKVPQHTFLEPQVFQQYKHSPWVVHFTYRKPWQPECQHPLRKRFFDYLAGSKWMQAMPEWHPPQQPIVAPPAPPAARQRQGLLGRMQRSIRKRIDSLGAVTSQVFRRAA
- a CDS encoding glycosyltransferase, which translates into the protein MSIASSSKSSTTLFSNIRDAVRVLRGRPLKYSQLARGSGHPNSQPRPQGIRTPADLSLATLRANEVPLLQKLVRQSQQYPGPIIEVGTLLGNTTTTLALHKAPEQKIITVDLYCWNPWGITPDAHFTLTRQMLRYLIEAGHVEQIRMDKNEFFRTYKGPAPSMVFLDAIHDYTETKKDILWAQDIGAKIISGHDYCEQFPGVVEVVNEFGGPAELGGTVWVLPSKENKTFAAPAAVSKTPSGQDIKLETASIVIPAYNAAPYIGEALADIEIQTYKSWEVIVIEDGTNDGTQQLVEDFQRRNPNHRVVYERFPENRGVSAARNHAFTLCQGDLIAFLDADDRWDPTHLEARIEQLTRSGCDIAYGPVEMFDTKTNQSMGNWGPTSEELADFPDSLFSRTLMQPSGVVAKMSVVRDVGGFSTSLKWAEDLDYWLRCVQKGKKFSYSPKVTSRYRKGVETAATSRIADCAASSAGVCKSHINIFPQGRAKRRKQVAAKYISAVNLRRRQERGNKSRELDRQLAQLRLEAWKLQKHRVDLLAKSLAGYLKSLLPKK
- a CDS encoding glycosyltransferase, encoding MNEPVRSLRRLSVAIVARNAAAIIERTILSAHRVASEVLVVDAGSTDDTVAIARTHGCLVHLHEWEDSFAEARNAALRLVSGDWILWLDAGETIEEATAEQLVPFVKQFAAIDRVYQLPVVVPAEPGLVGGEQIYRVRLHPRRPGMQFQSRVREVLDKSLFAFGMSVESLPLPIQRGIEDHDFEVKAAKARRNIKLADLQLTERGPSAEMHNCLGEAFQSLGETERARVHYEQATQLAKAGTREHLEAYYGLLTAIDGETDDREKQLALCMQGVEHFPLDAQLLTALGGYLQSLEQPELAIRAYTLAWRSGQIEQTLWHLPDIQQIAAHCESILLSSLGRVEEAVQMLEEALRRMPGAPRLLKQLIELQTRLGNFEGAIHAVDQLPEPEFDRARWQSAVSGLASFSQGNWITADLLLTAACEQGIAEPLFLRTWVESRIQRGLRSAAQQALAVYQQVAPAHEAIARLAAAVSILPPDVPAVSPAKEPIKPLSKENRRFDRPGPLAARKPAPKTSSSGSAAASAGESSEPPVG